In Paraconexibacter algicola, the following proteins share a genomic window:
- a CDS encoding DUF6328 family protein, with product MDDREGPPGETPHERDSRRLRELLEETRVAMPGVQVLFAFLLAVPFQQRFTDLSELERDAYVVALLSAAAATALFVTPSAFHRLRFRRRDKAFLVALGNRMVIAGLAMLLVAMNSAVFVVTSFILDGRTPAVLAGTTTGVFVLLWFVLGLARGRAAGDD from the coding sequence ATGGACGACCGGGAGGGACCGCCGGGGGAGACCCCGCACGAACGGGACTCGCGCCGGCTGCGCGAGCTGCTCGAGGAGACGCGGGTCGCCATGCCCGGCGTGCAGGTGCTGTTCGCGTTCCTGCTGGCGGTGCCGTTCCAGCAGCGCTTCACGGACCTCTCCGAACTCGAGCGCGACGCGTACGTCGTGGCGCTCCTGAGCGCGGCGGCTGCGACCGCCCTGTTCGTGACGCCGTCGGCGTTCCACCGCCTGCGCTTCCGGCGGCGGGATAAGGCGTTCCTCGTCGCGCTCGGCAACCGGATGGTCATCGCCGGTCTCGCGATGCTGCTCGTGGCGATGAACAGCGCGGTGTTCGTGGTCACGAGCTTCATCCTCGACGGACGGACGCCCGCGGTCCTCGCCGGGACGACCACGGGCGTCTTCGTGCTGCTCTGGTTCGTGCTCGGCCTCGCTCGGGGCCGCGCAGCGGGGGACGACTAG
- a CDS encoding PD-(D/E)XK nuclease family protein yields MPLQLVTGPANAGKAAVVLDAFAAWAQAGRAPLLVVPTVADVARYRRELAERGLVYDATVLRFDGLLGLAAQRAGVRGEPVRGLARERVAALALRRADLGELAPLAAAPGFVRAFLGLCDELGERGLTPQRVHVAFDAWAREEPGRAAYAGALATAYGSYRRLLERLGRRDPALQAAATLDALRTDPHRWGATPVALYGFDDLTALQLDAVDALAVRCGAELVVSLPYEAGAARAAFDGRHATAARLAEIAAGATLALPANAGYYADGARTVLHRLERGLFEPDAARAGTDSGVLLLRGGGAREELELVAAHVRLLLARGVPADEVAVAVRRPEAVAALVERVFAAAGVPVSLQREVPAGHTAPGRGLLGLLRAATGGAGASSEDLVAWLRTPGFVTSVALVDRLEAEIRRDGLREVAAARARWEALTPTFPLTELDAVAAAAQEGGEALCRRLVRTLDRQRAAGPPRQAGAPWAPPTATETLDARVTAQLAAALEDLATLAAEDPELVPDADGLAALLAAVGVRVGDPPGDGRVVVADPLQLRARRVRALFLCDLQEGSFPAAARPDALLGDAERRALNAASGLGLRLTGPQDAAGRERHLFYAAVSRPEALLALSWHAADDRGNPVVPSPFLDDVLDLLPADAPTRIVTRALGAAGFDGALATTDRERALAAAGRRVGETPAPIPPLRDPGVLAELAGREVWSASSLETWLACPVRWFVDRLLQPADLLPEPEPLGRGRLAHAVLEHVFTALRDARPGPLTPARREEARRLVHEALEVEGARHRLSVDPQRDRIARRRVEADLLALVDHLADAGWRYRPAHFELGFGGREDPWPAVEVAPGLRLSGRIDRVDVDATGTRAMVVDYKGATAYPAKEWLPDGRIQVALYARVVEQLLDVETVAGVYQPTARPRDARARGAERDDAGTGALRDADLLGADEYAALIGEAATLAGRALQEIRAGRLEPRPATCGFRGDGCQYPSICRCEA; encoded by the coding sequence GTGCCACTGCAGCTCGTCACCGGTCCCGCGAACGCGGGCAAGGCCGCCGTCGTCCTCGACGCGTTCGCCGCCTGGGCGCAGGCGGGGCGCGCGCCGCTGCTCGTCGTCCCGACCGTGGCGGACGTCGCGCGCTACCGGCGCGAGCTCGCCGAGCGCGGGCTCGTCTACGACGCGACCGTCCTGCGGTTCGACGGCCTGCTCGGCCTCGCCGCGCAGCGCGCAGGCGTGCGCGGGGAGCCCGTCCGCGGGCTCGCGCGCGAGCGGGTCGCCGCCCTCGCGCTGCGACGCGCCGACCTCGGGGAGCTCGCGCCGCTGGCCGCCGCCCCCGGCTTCGTGCGCGCCTTCCTGGGGCTGTGCGACGAGCTCGGCGAACGGGGCCTGACCCCGCAGCGGGTGCACGTGGCGTTCGACGCCTGGGCGCGCGAGGAGCCGGGACGCGCCGCCTACGCCGGCGCGCTGGCCACCGCGTACGGGTCCTACCGACGGCTGCTGGAGCGGCTCGGGCGCCGCGACCCTGCCCTGCAGGCCGCCGCGACGCTCGACGCGCTGCGGACCGACCCGCACCGCTGGGGCGCGACACCGGTCGCCCTCTACGGCTTCGACGACCTCACGGCACTGCAGCTCGACGCCGTCGACGCGCTCGCGGTGCGCTGCGGCGCCGAGCTCGTCGTCTCGCTGCCCTACGAGGCCGGCGCCGCGCGCGCCGCGTTCGACGGGCGCCACGCGACCGCCGCGCGCCTGGCGGAGATCGCCGCGGGCGCGACGCTCGCGCTCCCCGCCAACGCCGGCTACTACGCCGACGGGGCACGTACCGTCCTGCACCGGCTCGAGCGCGGCCTCTTCGAGCCCGACGCCGCGCGCGCCGGGACCGACAGCGGCGTGCTGCTGCTGCGCGGCGGTGGCGCGCGCGAGGAGCTCGAGCTCGTCGCCGCGCACGTGCGGCTGCTGCTCGCGCGCGGGGTGCCCGCCGACGAGGTCGCGGTGGCCGTGCGCCGCCCCGAGGCGGTCGCGGCGCTCGTGGAGCGTGTGTTCGCCGCGGCCGGGGTCCCCGTCTCGCTGCAGCGCGAGGTCCCGGCCGGCCATACCGCCCCCGGGCGTGGGCTGCTCGGCCTGCTGCGCGCCGCGACCGGTGGGGCGGGTGCGAGCAGCGAGGACCTCGTCGCCTGGCTGCGCACGCCCGGGTTCGTGACCTCGGTCGCGCTCGTCGACCGCCTGGAGGCGGAGATCCGGCGCGACGGGCTGCGCGAGGTCGCGGCGGCACGGGCGCGCTGGGAGGCGCTGACGCCGACCTTCCCGCTGACCGAGCTCGACGCGGTCGCCGCCGCCGCGCAGGAGGGGGGCGAGGCGCTCTGCCGGCGCCTCGTCCGGACCCTCGACCGCCAGCGCGCCGCCGGGCCGCCGCGCCAGGCCGGTGCGCCCTGGGCGCCCCCGACCGCGACCGAGACGCTCGACGCGCGGGTCACCGCGCAGCTCGCTGCCGCGCTCGAGGACCTCGCGACGCTCGCCGCCGAGGACCCCGAGCTCGTCCCCGACGCCGATGGGCTGGCCGCGCTGCTCGCCGCGGTGGGCGTCCGCGTCGGCGATCCGCCGGGGGACGGCCGGGTCGTCGTCGCCGACCCGCTGCAGCTGCGCGCCCGGCGCGTGCGCGCGCTGTTCCTCTGCGACCTGCAGGAGGGCTCGTTCCCGGCGGCGGCGCGTCCCGACGCGCTGCTCGGCGACGCGGAGCGCCGCGCGCTCAACGCCGCCAGCGGCCTGGGCCTGCGGCTCACCGGGCCGCAGGACGCCGCCGGGCGCGAGCGCCACCTGTTCTACGCGGCGGTGTCGCGGCCCGAGGCGCTGCTCGCGCTCTCCTGGCACGCGGCGGACGACCGCGGCAACCCCGTGGTCCCGTCCCCGTTCCTCGACGACGTCCTGGACCTGCTGCCCGCCGACGCGCCGACCCGGATCGTGACGCGGGCGCTCGGCGCGGCGGGCTTCGACGGCGCGCTGGCCACGACCGACCGCGAGCGCGCGCTGGCGGCGGCCGGCCGGCGGGTGGGGGAGACGCCCGCGCCGATCCCGCCGCTGCGCGACCCCGGGGTGCTCGCGGAGCTGGCGGGCCGGGAGGTCTGGTCGGCGTCGTCGCTGGAGACCTGGCTCGCCTGCCCGGTGCGCTGGTTCGTCGACCGCCTCCTGCAGCCCGCGGACCTCCTGCCCGAGCCCGAGCCGCTCGGCCGCGGACGGCTCGCGCACGCGGTGCTCGAGCACGTGTTCACCGCGCTGCGCGACGCGCGTCCCGGCCCGCTGACGCCCGCGCGTCGGGAGGAGGCGCGCCGGCTCGTGCACGAGGCGCTCGAGGTCGAGGGCGCCCGCCACCGGCTGAGCGTGGACCCGCAGCGCGACCGCATCGCCCGGCGCCGCGTCGAGGCGGACCTGCTCGCGCTCGTCGACCACCTCGCCGACGCGGGCTGGCGCTACCGGCCCGCGCACTTCGAGCTCGGCTTCGGCGGCCGGGAGGACCCGTGGCCCGCGGTGGAGGTCGCGCCCGGCCTGCGGCTCAGCGGCCGGATCGACCGCGTCGACGTCGACGCCACGGGCACGCGCGCGATGGTCGTCGACTACAAGGGCGCCACCGCCTACCCGGCGAAGGAGTGGCTGCCCGACGGGCGCATCCAGGTCGCGCTCTACGCGCGCGTCGTCGAGCAGCTGCTCGACGTCGAGACCGTCGCGGGCGTCTACCAGCCGACCGCGCGCCCCCGGGACGCCCGCGCGCGCGGCGCCGAGCGCGACGACGCCGGGACCGGGGCGCTGCGCGACGCGGACCTGCTCGGGGCCGACGAGTACGCGGCGCTCATCGGCGAGGCGGCGACGCTCGCCGGCCGCGCGCTGCAGGAGATCCGCGCCGGCCGGCTCGAGCCACGCCCCGCGACCTGCGGCTTCCGCGGGGACGGCTGCCAGTACCCGTCGATCTGCCGCTGCGAGGCATGA
- a CDS encoding UvrD-helicase domain-containing protein: protein MTAVPLHDPEGRPLGRGGLAFTAEQAVAVLRREGPMLLAANAGSGKTAVLAERFARAVVEDGLDPGSLLAITFTDKAAGELRHRIRLRLAELGAQEAARAADQAWISTIHGFCTRVLRAHAAAAGVDPAFEVLDESVARRLRADAFDAALAAVLDTADPMMLATVATWGADRLTDAVLEVHDALRSRGQRHPRLPAAVPRRTRAAACGALAAARDALAAELAAAPENATVLQVRDALGRCAEVLERGGDLGDVTVRELGAPRRGRALQTPAADAYRDALAALLEVHDDEEGVRHHALLDALLRDFSARYEAAKTARAGLDYDDLELVARDLLRDQPAIARHLAQRFGRVMVDEFQDTNPRQLELLELLGHEDLFVVGDALQSIYGFRHADVRVFQEARARHRIAGTEAQLRTNWRTAPEILRTLDHALGHGHDDYTGFVAGRADAAQAGRPATSLLLVDAAVAEDPSPQDEEALAAVVAGLPAGTSVPTALEARAVARWVRAGVDAGEHEPQDVVLLLRAATDMPVYERALELEGLSTLASGGRGFWLRQQVQDLTAWLAALANPQDGHAVLSALASPLGGIDPDGLAICSSVARRGTAGDVWRLLDETYPDPPAVPGTPSPVAADLRRRVDGPTDVALAAFTARFRAARERLPWLGLDELIERVVQETGYDAHVLALPGGPRRLANVHKLMRLAAEHEALAGRDLRSFIDRAQEEAQARAREPEAPVELPGIPAVRLMTVHAAKGLEFPVVVACDLARTAPAVGPDVLVDGDRLGLRVPRHGGESGRAFAFTELDAERAAAAESEERRILHVGLTRAERRLVMSAVAKRRRDGDIEARKPSGWIAEGVLGSRVPPAELLAEGRLLVGPGVDDPVRVDVRWIDARAARAVLPPADAAPLTAGSAAQGAPDPLAALGPVLATVTGAEPGAGPAPVAHLSYSSLRQYARCGLRFDLERIAGLRERERPFRGRTAAGGLDGRARGSIVHRVLELHELDGPPPGPQAVHAAAAEHEVELRDAEAHALAGLVGRALATPLLGRLRDAVRVRRETSFTIPLVAGDPAVPVLHGVVDVVAQEAAGTALVVDYKTDRVASDADLDALVADGYGLQRTVYALAALEAGAARVDVAHLYLDRPDEPVLASFAAADAPGLREDLRGRAAGILRRDFRPTDTPGPSVCGGCPGRGGLCPVPLERTLAVAPAPAPEDSGTAPGPVVDTAAPRPRRARGATPPPGQDTLF, encoded by the coding sequence ATGACCGCCGTCCCCCTGCACGACCCCGAGGGCCGGCCGCTGGGCCGCGGTGGCCTCGCGTTCACCGCCGAGCAGGCGGTCGCCGTGCTGCGTCGCGAGGGGCCGATGCTGCTCGCCGCCAACGCCGGCTCGGGGAAGACCGCGGTCCTGGCGGAGCGGTTCGCCCGCGCGGTCGTGGAGGACGGCCTGGACCCCGGCTCGCTGCTGGCGATCACCTTCACCGACAAGGCGGCCGGCGAGCTGCGCCACCGGATCCGTCTGCGGCTCGCCGAGCTGGGGGCGCAGGAGGCGGCGCGTGCCGCCGACCAGGCGTGGATCTCGACGATCCACGGGTTCTGCACGCGGGTGCTGCGCGCGCACGCGGCCGCGGCCGGCGTGGACCCGGCGTTCGAGGTCCTCGACGAGAGCGTCGCCCGGCGGCTGCGCGCCGACGCGTTCGACGCGGCCCTCGCCGCGGTCCTCGACACCGCCGACCCGATGATGCTCGCCACGGTCGCGACGTGGGGGGCGGACCGCCTGACCGACGCGGTCCTCGAGGTCCACGACGCGCTGCGCAGCCGCGGGCAGCGCCACCCGCGGCTGCCGGCCGCCGTCCCGCGACGGACCCGCGCCGCGGCCTGCGGCGCGCTGGCCGCCGCCCGGGACGCGCTGGCCGCCGAGCTCGCCGCCGCCCCGGAGAACGCGACCGTCCTGCAGGTCCGTGACGCGCTCGGCCGCTGCGCGGAGGTCCTCGAGCGCGGCGGCGACCTCGGGGACGTGACGGTGCGGGAGCTCGGCGCGCCCCGCCGCGGCAGGGCGCTGCAGACCCCGGCGGCCGACGCCTACCGCGACGCCCTCGCCGCGCTGCTGGAGGTCCACGACGACGAGGAGGGCGTCCGTCACCACGCGCTCCTCGACGCGCTCCTGCGCGACTTCTCCGCGCGCTACGAGGCGGCGAAGACCGCGCGCGCCGGCCTCGACTACGACGACCTCGAGCTCGTCGCGCGCGACCTGCTGCGCGACCAGCCCGCGATCGCCCGTCATCTCGCGCAGCGCTTCGGCCGCGTGATGGTCGACGAGTTCCAGGACACGAACCCGCGCCAGCTCGAGCTGCTCGAGCTGCTGGGCCACGAGGACCTGTTCGTCGTCGGGGACGCGCTGCAGTCGATCTACGGCTTCCGCCACGCGGACGTCCGCGTGTTCCAGGAGGCCCGCGCCCGGCACCGCATCGCGGGCACGGAGGCCCAGCTGCGCACGAACTGGCGCACGGCGCCCGAGATCCTCCGCACGCTCGACCACGCGCTCGGCCACGGGCACGACGACTACACCGGCTTCGTCGCCGGCCGGGCCGACGCGGCGCAGGCCGGTCGTCCCGCCACCTCGCTGCTGCTCGTCGACGCCGCGGTCGCGGAGGACCCCTCGCCGCAGGACGAGGAGGCGCTCGCCGCGGTCGTCGCCGGGCTGCCCGCGGGCACCTCGGTGCCGACCGCGCTCGAGGCCCGCGCGGTGGCCCGCTGGGTCCGGGCGGGGGTCGACGCGGGCGAGCACGAGCCGCAGGACGTCGTGCTGCTGCTGCGCGCCGCGACCGACATGCCCGTCTACGAGCGGGCGCTGGAGCTCGAGGGCCTCTCGACGCTCGCCTCGGGCGGCCGCGGGTTCTGGCTGCGCCAGCAGGTCCAGGACCTGACCGCCTGGCTCGCGGCGCTGGCGAACCCGCAGGACGGGCACGCGGTCCTCAGCGCGCTCGCCTCCCCGCTCGGGGGGATCGACCCGGACGGCCTGGCGATCTGCTCCTCGGTCGCGCGACGCGGCACCGCCGGGGACGTCTGGCGGCTGCTGGACGAGACCTACCCCGACCCGCCTGCCGTGCCGGGCACGCCGTCCCCGGTGGCGGCGGACCTGCGCCGCCGCGTCGACGGACCCACCGACGTGGCGCTCGCCGCGTTCACCGCACGGTTCCGGGCGGCGCGCGAGCGGCTGCCGTGGCTGGGCCTCGACGAGCTGATCGAGCGGGTCGTGCAGGAGACCGGCTACGACGCGCACGTGCTCGCGCTCCCCGGCGGGCCGCGCCGGCTGGCGAACGTCCACAAGCTCATGCGCCTGGCGGCCGAGCACGAGGCGCTCGCCGGCCGCGACCTGCGCTCGTTCATCGACCGCGCCCAGGAGGAGGCCCAGGCCCGCGCGCGCGAGCCCGAGGCCCCGGTCGAGCTGCCGGGGATCCCGGCGGTGCGGCTGATGACCGTGCACGCCGCGAAGGGCCTCGAGTTCCCCGTCGTCGTCGCCTGCGACCTGGCTCGCACCGCGCCCGCGGTCGGGCCGGACGTGCTCGTCGACGGGGACCGGCTCGGGCTGCGGGTCCCGCGACACGGCGGCGAGTCGGGCCGCGCGTTCGCGTTCACCGAACTCGACGCCGAGCGCGCCGCGGCGGCGGAGTCCGAGGAGCGGCGCATCCTCCACGTCGGCCTCACGCGCGCGGAGCGGCGGCTGGTGATGAGCGCCGTGGCCAAGCGCCGCCGCGACGGGGACATCGAGGCCCGCAAGCCCTCGGGCTGGATCGCCGAGGGGGTGCTGGGCAGCCGCGTGCCGCCCGCCGAGCTGCTGGCCGAGGGGCGGCTGCTCGTCGGCCCCGGGGTCGACGACCCCGTGCGGGTCGACGTGCGCTGGATCGACGCCCGCGCCGCCCGCGCGGTCCTGCCGCCGGCGGACGCGGCGCCGCTGACCGCCGGCTCCGCCGCGCAGGGCGCCCCGGACCCGCTCGCGGCGCTCGGCCCGGTGCTCGCGACCGTGACCGGCGCGGAGCCCGGGGCGGGTCCGGCGCCGGTGGCGCACCTGTCCTACTCGTCGCTGCGGCAGTACGCGCGCTGCGGCTTGCGGTTCGACCTCGAGCGGATCGCCGGCCTGCGCGAGCGCGAGCGCCCCTTCCGCGGGCGGACGGCGGCGGGCGGCCTCGACGGGCGGGCGCGCGGCTCGATCGTCCATCGGGTCCTCGAGCTGCACGAGCTCGACGGCCCGCCGCCCGGACCGCAGGCCGTGCACGCCGCGGCGGCCGAGCACGAGGTGGAGCTGCGCGACGCCGAGGCGCACGCGCTCGCCGGCCTGGTGGGTCGTGCCCTGGCGACCCCGCTCCTGGGCCGGCTGCGTGACGCGGTGCGCGTGCGCCGCGAGACGAGCTTCACGATCCCGCTGGTGGCGGGCGACCCGGCGGTCCCGGTGCTGCACGGCGTCGTCGACGTCGTCGCGCAGGAGGCCGCGGGCACCGCGCTCGTCGTCGACTACAAGACCGACCGGGTGGCCTCCGACGCGGACCTCGACGCGCTGGTCGCGGACGGCTACGGGCTGCAGCGCACCGTCTACGCGCTGGCGGCGCTCGAGGCCGGGGCCGCGCGCGTGGACGTCGCGCACCTGTACCTCGACCGGCCCGACGAGCCCGTGCTGGCGAGCTTCGCCGCCGCGGACGCGCCGGGGCTGCGCGAGGACCTGCGCGGGCGGGCCGCGGGCATCCTGCGCCGGGACTTCCGCCCGACCGACACGCCGGGACCGTCGGTGTGCGGCGGCTGTCCCGGGCGGGGCGGGCTGTGCCCCGTCCCGTTGGAGCGGACCCTCGCGGTGGCGCCGGCGCCCGCGCCGGAGGACTCCGGGACGGCCCCGGGGCCTGTCGTGGACACGGCGGCGCCCCGCCCGCGCCGTGCGCGCGGCGCGACGCCCCCACCGGGGCAGGACACGCTGTTCTAG
- a CDS encoding ferritin-like domain-containing protein — protein MTPATRTAGHGILSDDKAEAREQLVEMLKKAYWMEIETVMSYITNSTNPDGIRAQEVIESLRGDIQEELGHAQEFAKRIKELYGVVPGSLEFSAEQSFLQPPEQQTDIVHVIKGVIEAESGAIEYYNQIIEFAGEHDPVTEDMVIAILRDEEGHRRLFEGFLREYEAEGLA, from the coding sequence ATGACACCCGCCACCCGCACCGCCGGCCACGGCATCCTGTCCGACGACAAGGCCGAGGCCCGTGAGCAGCTCGTCGAGATGCTGAAGAAGGCCTACTGGATGGAGATCGAGACGGTGATGAGCTACATCACCAACTCCACCAACCCCGACGGCATCCGCGCGCAGGAGGTCATCGAGAGCCTCCGCGGCGACATCCAGGAGGAGCTCGGCCACGCCCAGGAGTTCGCCAAGCGCATCAAGGAGCTCTACGGCGTCGTCCCCGGCTCGCTGGAGTTCTCGGCCGAGCAGAGCTTCCTGCAGCCGCCGGAGCAGCAGACCGACATCGTCCACGTCATCAAGGGCGTGATCGAGGCCGAGTCCGGCGCCATCGAGTACTACAACCAGATCATCGAGTTCGCGGGCGAGCACGACCCGGTCACCGAGGACATGGTCATCGCGATTCTCCGCGACGAGGAGGGCCACCGCCGCCTGTTCGAGGGCTTCCTGCGCGAGTACGAGGCCGAGGGCCTGGCCTAG
- a CDS encoding HNH endonuclease, which produces MTRDALLTTYLRDDAGTPLGPGMPGGRPLRRDGERHYDAWLALVRLDPCAYCGVVPAGTVDHVEPRSRSTRGLGGAHGWTNVVGACERCNGRKADRPLLAFLRARRVR; this is translated from the coding sequence ATGACCCGCGACGCCCTCCTCACCACCTACCTGCGCGACGACGCCGGCACCCCGCTCGGCCCCGGCATGCCGGGCGGTCGGCCGCTGCGCCGGGACGGCGAGCGCCACTACGACGCCTGGCTCGCGCTCGTGCGGCTCGACCCGTGCGCGTACTGCGGCGTCGTCCCGGCGGGCACCGTCGACCACGTCGAGCCGCGCTCGCGCAGCACGCGGGGCCTCGGTGGCGCGCACGGCTGGACGAACGTCGTCGGCGCCTGCGAGCGGTGCAACGGCCGCAAGGCCGACCGGCCGCTCCTGGCGTTCCTGCGCGCCCGGCGTGTGCGCTGA
- a CDS encoding YihY/virulence factor BrkB family protein — MSTIADRDSERPAREPGTHDDADGALRPWPVLVRTVRSYLDHNMTDHAASLTYFAMMSLFPSLLAGIAVLSLVGEVGLAQDAADYLIDRGADASTAEVVRSTLARMIETSGGAAGFALLLSFGLALNGASGAFGSAGRALNVVWAANEDRGFVRRKAQDIAMALVVILLFAIVVIAMFLGGGIADDLLGTIGLGETGAAIWSIARFPLAIAAAMVGYSIIYAYAPAVEQRRWRWITVGSAAGVTIWIVASAAFAVYIRNFSSYGAAYGAFGAAIVLLLWLYVSANAFLLGAELNATIERSRAAGRGGPPPPMVGAPEPPAGPDRD, encoded by the coding sequence GTGAGCACGATCGCCGACCGCGACAGCGAGCGCCCCGCGCGCGAGCCCGGCACGCACGACGACGCCGACGGGGCCCTGCGCCCCTGGCCCGTGCTCGTCCGGACGGTCCGCAGCTACCTCGACCACAACATGACCGACCACGCGGCGTCGCTGACGTACTTCGCGATGATGTCGCTGTTCCCGTCGCTGCTCGCGGGCATCGCGGTGCTGTCGCTCGTCGGCGAGGTCGGCCTCGCCCAGGACGCCGCCGACTACCTCATCGACCGGGGCGCCGACGCGTCCACCGCGGAGGTCGTCCGCTCGACGCTCGCACGGATGATCGAGACCAGCGGCGGGGCCGCAGGCTTCGCGCTGCTGCTCTCCTTCGGCCTGGCCCTCAACGGCGCGTCGGGCGCGTTCGGCTCCGCCGGACGCGCGCTGAACGTCGTGTGGGCGGCCAACGAGGACCGTGGGTTCGTGCGCCGCAAGGCCCAGGACATCGCGATGGCGCTCGTCGTCATCCTGCTGTTCGCGATCGTCGTGATCGCGATGTTCCTCGGCGGCGGGATCGCCGACGACCTGCTCGGCACGATCGGGCTCGGCGAGACGGGGGCGGCGATCTGGAGCATCGCGCGGTTCCCGCTGGCGATCGCCGCCGCCATGGTCGGCTACTCGATCATCTACGCGTACGCGCCCGCCGTCGAGCAGCGCCGCTGGCGCTGGATCACCGTCGGCTCCGCGGCCGGCGTCACGATCTGGATCGTCGCCTCCGCCGCGTTCGCCGTCTACATCCGCAACTTCTCGAGCTACGGCGCCGCGTACGGGGCGTTCGGAGCGGCGATCGTCCTGCTGCTGTGGCTCTACGTGTCCGCCAACGCGTTCCTGCTCGGCGCCGAGCTCAACGCGACGATCGAGCGGTCCCGCGCCGCCGGTCGCGGCGGCCCCCCGCCTCCGATGGTCGGGGCGCCCGAGCCGCCCGCCGGCCCGGACCGCGACTAG